One genomic region from Lysobacterales bacterium encodes:
- a CDS encoding amidohydrolase family protein: protein MHARHRRAQLGLLTVSLTAALAAQAAPQVLHCGQVFDANSARLLGEHSLVVNDGRITEVRAGKIDAASLGADATAIDLSAHTCLPGLIDMHVHLGSQTSPAAYSEGFRLNPEDYALRSVGYAETTLKAGFTTVRDLGGLQTIALRNAINEGRILGPRIFAAGKSIATTGGHADPRNGINRELSESLGWPGPEEGVVAGPYESRRAVRQRYKEGSDVIKLTATGGVLSFAKSADNPQFMEDEIRAIVETARDYGFRVAAHAHGKEGMRRAVAAGVDSIEHGTYMDEEIFKLMREKGTWYVPTISAGVFVSEKAREAGYYPEIVRPKAQRIGALIQGTAGRAHAAGVKIAFGTDAGVFPHGDNAREFELMVEAGMPANFALQSATKNAAELLGEWESLGSLEVGKFADVVAVAGNPIESISTMRDVKFVMKSGTVVKTP, encoded by the coding sequence ATGCACGCACGCCACCGCCGCGCCCAGCTCGGGCTGCTCACCGTTTCGCTCACTGCTGCGCTCGCCGCCCAGGCTGCACCGCAGGTGCTGCACTGTGGGCAGGTCTTCGATGCGAACTCCGCGCGACTGCTGGGCGAGCACAGCCTGGTGGTCAACGACGGCCGCATCACCGAGGTTCGCGCCGGCAAGATCGACGCCGCCAGCCTCGGCGCTGACGCCACCGCCATCGATCTGTCCGCCCACACCTGCCTGCCCGGCCTGATCGACATGCATGTGCACCTGGGCTCGCAGACCAGCCCGGCGGCCTATTCCGAAGGCTTCCGCCTGAACCCCGAGGACTACGCCCTGCGCTCGGTGGGCTATGCCGAAACCACGCTCAAGGCCGGTTTCACCACGGTGCGCGATCTGGGCGGCCTGCAGACGATCGCCCTGCGCAACGCCATCAACGAAGGCCGCATTCTTGGCCCGCGCATTTTCGCCGCCGGCAAGAGCATCGCCACCACCGGCGGCCACGCCGACCCGCGCAACGGCATCAACCGCGAGCTCTCCGAGTCGCTGGGCTGGCCAGGCCCAGAGGAAGGCGTGGTCGCAGGCCCCTACGAATCCCGCCGCGCGGTGCGCCAGCGCTACAAGGAAGGCTCCGACGTGATCAAGCTCACCGCCACGGGCGGGGTGCTGAGCTTCGCCAAGAGCGCCGACAACCCGCAGTTCATGGAGGACGAGATCCGCGCCATCGTCGAGACCGCGCGCGACTACGGCTTCCGCGTCGCCGCCCACGCGCACGGCAAAGAAGGCATGCGCCGCGCCGTGGCGGCCGGGGTCGATTCGATCGAGCACGGCACCTACATGGACGAAGAGATCTTCAAGCTGATGCGCGAAAAGGGCACCTGGTATGTGCCAACGATCTCGGCCGGCGTGTTCGTCAGCGAGAAGGCCCGCGAAGCCGGCTACTACCCGGAGATCGTCCGCCCGAAAGCACAGCGCATCGGCGCGCTGATCCAGGGCACCGCGGGCCGCGCCCATGCCGCTGGCGTCAAGATCGCCTTCGGCACCGATGCCGGCGTGTTCCCGCACGGCGACAACGCGCGCGAGTTCGAGCTGATGGTCGAGGCCGGCATGCCCGCCAACTTCGCCCTGCAGAGCGCAACGAAGAATGCGGCCGAACTGCTCGGCGAATGGGAAAGCCTGGGCAGCCTCGAGGTCGGCAAGTTCGCCGACGTGGTGGCCGTGGCGGGCAACCCCATCGAGAGCATCAGCACGATGCGCGACGTGAAGTTCGTGATGAAGTCGGGCACCGTCGTCAAGACCCCCTGA
- a CDS encoding acyl-CoA dehydrogenase family protein, with protein MPLNASDLFDVRSLLTDEERAVQDTVARFTDERVLPIIGDCFDQGRFPKELVPEIASLGLLGSSLPEEYGCAGLNAVSYGLICQELERGDSGLRSFVSVQSSLCMYPIYAYGTEEQRRQYLPGMARGEIIGCFGLTEPHGGSDPANMKTHAKRDGDDWVINGAKMWITNGNLAQIAIVWAMTEDGIQGFIVPTDSKGFAAQEIHRKMSLRASVTSALFFDNVRVNDRQRLPNVKGLKGPLGCLTQARYGITWGPIGAAIACFTEANEYAKQRILFNRPIAATQAVQIKLAEMARRITLAQLLVLQLGRLKDAGQMQPTQVSLAKWNNCRIALDIAREARDILGGSGITTEYCPIRHALNLESVITYEGTETVHQLVVGREVTGINAF; from the coding sequence ATGCCCCTGAACGCCTCCGACCTGTTCGATGTCCGCTCGCTGCTCACCGACGAAGAGCGCGCCGTGCAGGACACCGTGGCCCGCTTCACCGACGAGCGCGTGCTGCCGATCATTGGCGATTGTTTCGATCAGGGGCGCTTTCCGAAGGAGCTGGTGCCGGAGATCGCGAGCCTGGGTCTGCTCGGCTCCTCGCTGCCCGAAGAGTACGGCTGCGCGGGCTTGAACGCGGTCAGCTACGGCCTGATCTGCCAGGAACTCGAGCGCGGCGATTCCGGCCTGCGCAGCTTCGTGTCGGTGCAGAGTTCGCTGTGCATGTATCCGATCTACGCCTACGGCACCGAAGAGCAGCGCCGCCAGTACCTGCCCGGCATGGCGCGCGGCGAGATCATCGGCTGCTTCGGCCTGACCGAGCCGCACGGCGGTTCGGACCCGGCCAACATGAAGACCCACGCCAAGCGCGACGGCGATGACTGGGTCATCAATGGCGCGAAGATGTGGATCACCAACGGCAACCTTGCCCAGATCGCGATCGTCTGGGCGATGACCGAAGACGGCATCCAGGGCTTCATTGTGCCGACCGACAGCAAGGGCTTCGCGGCCCAGGAGATCCACCGCAAGATGAGCCTGCGCGCCTCGGTCACCAGCGCGCTGTTCTTCGACAACGTCCGCGTCAACGATCGCCAGCGCCTGCCCAACGTCAAGGGCTTGAAGGGCCCGCTCGGCTGCCTGACCCAGGCGCGCTACGGCATCACCTGGGGCCCGATCGGTGCGGCGATCGCCTGCTTTACCGAGGCCAACGAGTACGCCAAGCAGCGCATCCTGTTCAACCGCCCGATCGCGGCCACCCAGGCGGTGCAGATCAAGCTGGCTGAGATGGCCCGTCGCATCACCCTGGCGCAGCTGCTGGTGCTGCAGCTCGGTCGCCTGAAGGACGCCGGCCAGATGCAGCCGACCCAGGTCAGCCTGGCCAAGTGGAACAACTGCCGCATCGCGCTGGACATCGCCCGCGAGGCGCGCGACATCCTCGGGGGCTCAGGCATCACCACGGAGTACTGTCCGATCCGCCACGCGCTGAACCTGGAATCGGTGATCACCTACGAAGGCACCGAGACCGTCCACCAGCTGGTGGTGGGACGCGAGGTGACCGGGATCAATGCGTTCTGA
- a CDS encoding PspA/IM30 family protein, with amino-acid sequence MFGRLMNVVRGFFSLFIKGIEKRNPEALLELEQENLRKQIGNYNQSLAAHAGLVERLISQVRKLEREESELRASTTAHLRAGNQQAAAQYALRLQTVTRELAENRSQMSSADETYQNLIKARDVAVQAARAKIDSLKGAINDMRMKSAVAEMNEMAAGMIGSIGGSGDTLNRLHEMVEEERNRAAGRARVAKDSLDMTEVNVKQAEMDALASQALADFAAAEGISLPGQAAPVAQPATRSMGTSAAPQAEGQ; translated from the coding sequence ATGTTCGGTCGCCTGATGAATGTCGTGCGCGGTTTCTTTTCCCTGTTCATCAAGGGCATCGAGAAGCGCAACCCCGAAGCCCTGCTCGAGCTGGAGCAGGAGAATCTGCGCAAGCAGATCGGCAACTACAACCAGAGTCTGGCGGCCCACGCCGGTCTGGTCGAGCGTCTGATCTCGCAGGTGCGCAAGCTGGAGCGCGAAGAGTCCGAACTGCGCGCCAGCACCACGGCGCACCTGCGTGCCGGTAACCAGCAGGCGGCGGCGCAGTACGCCCTGCGCCTGCAGACGGTGACCCGCGAGCTGGCCGAGAACCGCAGCCAGATGTCGTCCGCGGACGAGACCTACCAGAACCTGATCAAGGCCCGCGACGTCGCCGTGCAGGCGGCGCGCGCCAAGATCGATTCGCTGAAGGGCGCGATCAACGATATGCGCATGAAGTCGGCGGTGGCCGAAATGAACGAGATGGCGGCCGGCATGATCGGCAGCATCGGTGGCTCGGGTGACACCCTGAACCGTCTGCACGAGATGGTCGAAGAAGAGCGCAATCGCGCCGCCGGCCGCGCCCGCGTGGCCAAGGATTCGCTCGACATGACCGAGGTCAACGTCAAGCAGGCCGAAATGGATGCGCTGGCGTCGCAGGCCTTGGCTGACTTTGCCGCTGCCGAAGGCATCAGCCTGCCCGGGCAGGCGGCGCCGGTCGCACAGCCGGCGACGCGCAGCATGGGGACGAGTGCGGCGCCGCAGGCGGAGGGGCAGTAA
- a CDS encoding AAA family ATPase: MSTQTTVLPPWAQALKLAYESGAHGQFILHGNVADRFVLNGRLVGVVEYLDARLLQGFPLVFVFDPGNGLSALRSSEGFQAWPGAAQLSSVGHDPRAAVELISRYLRYRGNLRALGRGEAEPVAVLVRGADQFLPANRAGDFETASLASLVRDWASESPFTELPFVSLLIADNLHDLHPLVANNPRVERVQLPLPQKPEIEQALAQLRVDHASAFDAAQGSEIADQLAGVSLSALQSLVRRRAHAGQQLAEADWINVRKGMIESDAAGLIEFIRSERTLNDYHSPEALKAWLRQDMALWRKSDLRALPMGYIFCGPVGTGKTYLVECLAGEASVPVVKLKNFRDRWVGSSEGNLEKIFRLIRALGRCIVFVDEADQTLGKRDSGSGDSGLSGRLYSMIAQEMSDGKNRGRVMWILASSRPDLIEVDLKRPGRIDVKIPLLPTSTEHESAGLLHALLKRLEVSPGVDALAALDLPLLLTPGAAEALAVKVYRRVRTLEESTVDAVRACLVGYQPPVPLDVLEFQMRIAIREATDMQFVPERLRPYGATPA, from the coding sequence TTGAGCACGCAGACGACCGTTCTTCCGCCCTGGGCCCAGGCCCTCAAGCTCGCCTACGAAAGCGGCGCCCACGGCCAGTTCATCCTGCACGGCAACGTAGCAGATCGCTTCGTGCTGAACGGTCGCCTGGTCGGCGTGGTCGAGTACCTCGATGCGCGCCTTCTGCAGGGTTTTCCGCTGGTGTTCGTGTTCGACCCGGGCAACGGCCTGTCGGCGCTGCGCAGCAGCGAGGGCTTCCAGGCCTGGCCGGGGGCCGCGCAGCTGTCCAGCGTAGGGCACGATCCGCGCGCAGCGGTCGAGCTGATCAGCCGCTATCTGCGCTACCGCGGCAACCTGCGCGCACTGGGACGCGGCGAGGCCGAGCCCGTGGCGGTGCTGGTACGCGGCGCCGACCAGTTTCTTCCAGCCAATCGCGCGGGGGATTTCGAGACCGCCAGTCTGGCGAGCCTCGTCCGCGACTGGGCCAGCGAATCGCCCTTCACCGAGCTGCCCTTTGTCAGCCTTCTGATCGCCGACAATCTGCACGACCTGCATCCGCTGGTGGCCAACAACCCGCGAGTCGAGCGCGTGCAGCTGCCGCTGCCGCAGAAGCCGGAGATCGAGCAGGCGCTCGCCCAGCTTCGCGTGGATCACGCCAGTGCGTTCGATGCCGCGCAGGGCAGCGAGATCGCCGACCAGCTGGCCGGTGTGTCGCTGAGCGCCCTGCAGTCGCTGGTGCGCCGGCGCGCGCATGCGGGCCAGCAGCTGGCCGAGGCCGACTGGATCAACGTGCGCAAGGGCATGATCGAGAGCGATGCCGCCGGCCTGATCGAGTTCATCCGCAGCGAGCGCACGCTCAACGACTACCACTCGCCCGAGGCGCTGAAGGCCTGGCTGCGTCAGGACATGGCGCTGTGGCGCAAGTCCGACCTGCGTGCTCTGCCGATGGGCTACATCTTCTGTGGGCCGGTCGGCACGGGCAAGACCTACCTGGTCGAGTGCCTGGCCGGCGAGGCCAGCGTGCCGGTGGTGAAGCTCAAGAACTTCCGCGACCGCTGGGTCGGCTCCAGCGAGGGCAATCTGGAGAAGATCTTCCGTCTGATCCGCGCGCTCGGCCGCTGCATCGTTTTCGTCGATGAAGCCGACCAGACGCTCGGCAAGCGCGACTCCGGCAGCGGCGACAGCGGGCTGTCGGGCCGGCTGTATTCGATGATCGCGCAGGAGATGAGCGACGGTAAGAATCGCGGCCGGGTGATGTGGATCCTCGCCAGCTCGCGGCCCGATCTCATCGAAGTGGATCTCAAGCGCCCTGGCCGCATCGACGTCAAGATCCCCCTGCTGCCGACCAGCACCGAACACGAGAGTGCAGGGCTGCTGCACGCGCTGCTGAAGCGGCTGGAGGTCAGCCCTGGCGTTGATGCGCTCGCCGCACTCGATCTGCCGCTGCTGCTGACGCCGGGTGCCGCCGAAGCGCTGGCGGTGAAGGTGTACCGGCGCGTGCGCACGCTGGAAGAGTCCACGGTCGACGCCGTGCGCGCCTGTCTGGTCGGCTATCAGCCGCCGGTGCCGCTGGATGTGCTGGAGTTCCAGATGCGCATCGCCATTCGCGAGGCCACCGACATGCAGTTCGTACCCGAGCGGCTGCGGCCCTACGGAGCCACGCCGGCATGA
- a CDS encoding OmpA family protein, protein MNRLTRQSGSAAGKFLSVLLVLGLLALGGWLVMQDMGKDAPRESTSADSGSRSEAAEASRADPIEPLTAPPVLDRAAPYQMKDGILDVDLSAYAGYAGLIVANGGLQPNPDSFFAREYGFQLRITLSEEESWSKLNNGKVAASVTTADVLAVLGRQFDIVVPAQMAFSRGANMIVVDSGVTGVNALRGKVLAGTQFNESEFFLRYLASESGAAVNVLRDLDAAPRADAINLVFYDDATVACEAYAEQLEAQRPRLNGCIGWSPSTDATIDGSGGRAKMLVSNRNLLVIADLLLVNGEFARAHADKVQALVHGVLEGNRQLRDAPESQLGVVGRAFGWSADETRAELAKVHFSNLPENLAFFEGTIDAAGSYQGIFQSALLAYGGIIRNPADPARYIDLAALQALKAKPEFAAQTVAIAPIRTQGAVNLEGDALLSRDIRFFYKANSAELDASSKENQEYLEIIRGFLQVSPGSIVVLRGHVDNARVGEFEQQGGQALVRSMALKAMELSRQRAESVRNALLAKYPNIDASRLELVGRGWEEPAGPDSDLNRRVEVQWFTLE, encoded by the coding sequence ATGAACCGACTGACACGCCAATCCGGCAGCGCCGCCGGCAAGTTTCTCTCCGTGCTGCTGGTGCTCGGCCTCCTCGCCCTTGGCGGCTGGCTGGTGATGCAGGACATGGGCAAGGACGCACCCCGCGAGAGCACGAGTGCCGACAGCGGCTCGCGTTCCGAGGCGGCCGAGGCTTCGAGGGCCGATCCGATCGAGCCTCTGACCGCACCGCCGGTGCTGGATCGTGCAGCGCCGTACCAGATGAAGGACGGCATCCTTGATGTCGACCTCAGCGCGTACGCGGGCTATGCCGGCCTGATCGTTGCCAACGGCGGCTTGCAGCCGAACCCGGATTCCTTCTTCGCCCGCGAATACGGCTTCCAGCTGCGCATCACCCTGAGCGAGGAAGAGAGCTGGTCCAAGCTCAACAACGGCAAGGTCGCGGCCAGCGTGACCACGGCGGATGTGCTGGCCGTGCTCGGCCGCCAGTTCGACATCGTGGTGCCGGCGCAGATGGCGTTTTCCCGCGGCGCCAACATGATCGTGGTCGACAGCGGCGTGACCGGCGTCAATGCGCTGCGCGGCAAGGTGTTGGCCGGCACGCAGTTCAACGAGAGCGAGTTCTTCCTGCGCTATCTGGCCTCGGAGTCGGGTGCGGCAGTGAACGTGCTGCGCGATCTGGATGCCGCGCCGCGCGCTGACGCCATCAACCTCGTGTTCTACGACGATGCCACCGTGGCCTGCGAAGCCTATGCCGAGCAGCTTGAGGCCCAGCGCCCGCGATTGAACGGCTGTATCGGCTGGTCGCCGAGCACGGATGCGACGATCGACGGCAGCGGCGGTCGCGCCAAGATGCTGGTGTCGAACCGCAACCTGCTGGTGATCGCCGACCTGCTGCTGGTCAACGGAGAGTTCGCGCGCGCCCATGCCGACAAGGTGCAGGCCCTGGTGCACGGCGTGCTGGAGGGCAACCGTCAGCTGCGCGATGCGCCTGAGAGCCAGCTTGGCGTGGTCGGCCGCGCCTTCGGTTGGAGCGCCGATGAAACCCGCGCCGAGCTCGCCAAGGTGCACTTCTCCAATCTGCCGGAAAACCTCGCCTTCTTCGAGGGCACCATCGATGCGGCCGGCAGCTATCAGGGCATTTTCCAGAGTGCGCTGCTGGCCTACGGCGGGATCATCCGCAACCCGGCGGACCCGGCGCGCTACATCGACTTGGCTGCGCTGCAGGCGCTCAAGGCCAAGCCCGAGTTCGCTGCGCAGACGGTGGCGATCGCGCCGATCCGCACCCAGGGCGCGGTCAACCTCGAAGGTGATGCGCTGCTGAGCCGCGATATCCGCTTCTTCTACAAGGCCAATTCCGCTGAACTCGACGCGAGCTCGAAGGAGAACCAGGAGTACCTGGAGATCATTCGCGGTTTCCTGCAGGTCAGCCCCGGCTCGATCGTGGTGCTGCGTGGCCACGTCGACAATGCTCGGGTCGGCGAGTTCGAGCAGCAGGGTGGCCAGGCCCTGGTCCGCAGCATGGCGCTGAAGGCCATGGAGCTGTCGCGCCAGCGCGCCGAGTCGGTGCGCAACGCCCTGCTCGCCAAGTATCCGAACATCGACGCCAGCCGACTGGAGCTGGTCGGCCGCGGCTGGGAAGAGCCCGCGGGCCCCGACAGCGATCTCAATCGTCGCGTCGAGGTGCAGTGGTTTACCTTGGAGTAG
- a CDS encoding 2OG-Fe(II) oxygenase, with protein MLEAVHPEVTRRADAHGQEFQQARPFRHVQIEGFFQPEFLERLRAEFPDFDPRFAKNEQGEIGNKAVVERIRGIGPAYAALDDLIQSKRFLDLVSQLTGIPDLLYDPWYFGGGTHENRHGQDLDAHVDFNRHPITGWHRRLNLIVYLNPEWDEAWGGCLDLHRDPRAADDEVVRIAPLDNRCVIFETNEISWHGFERIALPEARRELSRRSIALYFYTLERPAEELADSHSTIYVDRPLPDRFAAGHTLSEADAQELSQLIARRDQHIQRLYRDVGRITTELDEARALLASSRLGRAIGLARRAWVRFKR; from the coding sequence ATGCTTGAAGCTGTCCACCCGGAAGTGACGCGCCGTGCCGATGCCCACGGCCAGGAGTTCCAGCAGGCCCGTCCCTTCCGCCACGTGCAGATCGAGGGCTTCTTCCAGCCCGAGTTTCTCGAACGCCTGCGCGCCGAGTTCCCCGACTTCGACCCGCGTTTCGCCAAGAACGAGCAGGGCGAGATCGGCAACAAGGCGGTGGTCGAGCGCATCCGCGGGATCGGGCCGGCCTATGCGGCGCTCGACGATCTGATCCAGTCGAAGCGGTTTCTCGATCTGGTCTCACAGTTGACCGGTATCCCCGACCTGCTCTACGACCCCTGGTACTTCGGCGGCGGCACGCACGAGAACCGGCATGGCCAGGACCTCGATGCGCATGTGGACTTCAACCGCCACCCGATCACCGGCTGGCATCGGCGCCTGAACCTGATCGTTTATCTCAACCCCGAGTGGGACGAGGCCTGGGGCGGATGTCTGGATCTGCATCGCGATCCGCGCGCAGCGGACGATGAGGTGGTGCGCATCGCGCCGCTCGACAACCGCTGCGTGATCTTCGAAACCAACGAGATCAGCTGGCACGGCTTCGAGCGCATTGCTCTGCCGGAGGCGCGCCGTGAGCTGTCGCGGCGTTCGATCGCCCTGTACTTCTACACGCTGGAGCGGCCTGCCGAGGAGTTGGCTGACTCGCATTCGACCATCTATGTCGACCGTCCGCTGCCGGATCGCTTCGCCGCTGGACACACGCTGAGCGAGGCCGATGCGCAGGAGCTGAGCCAGCTGATAGCGCGACGCGATCAGCACATTCAGCGCCTTTATCGCGATGTTGGCCGCATCACCACCGAGCTGGATGAAGCGCGCGCCCTGCTGGCGAGTTCGCGTCTGGGCCGTGCCATCGGCCTGGCTCGCAGGGCCTGGGTGCGCTTCAAGCGCTGA
- a CDS encoding pseudouridine synthase produces the protein MSETPRRVLSLKREGASTARIEERLHKVLATAGLGSRRALEERIARGEVKVNGEVAATGSSIASGDRVELDGRAFVASNQSEPVQVLLYNKPEGELTTRDDPEGRATVFEKLPKLKNARWIAVGRLDINTTGLLLLTTDGELANALMHPSTEVEREYVCRIHGEVSEDVIRQLQRGVQLEDGEAKFDVIEAIGSSDSHAWFRVVLREGRNREVRRMWEAVGFTVSRLKRVRYGSVELPRLLKRGMSEPLPAEQVDALRASLSLPPPEATLTLQPVIGQRRAKTSEYRPAAREQKAWTQGAYGDEGRELRAFDNIREDAPRGRGRGPGRGGPGAPGGPGGKRKPGGKPGGFKSGPGAPGGPRGAAKRPDNYGNSLTAPGGEARGRGGPRVRSGNSSAAGGASASGEFRSWYVPDGVTTTSPSARPQNRPAGRPGGPGRPGGPAAVGRPGAPGRPGAAGPQGAPGGKFGKPGGRPGGAPGGKPSGKPGGPRPGGHGPKGHGPGGRGPQGTPKGPRGPR, from the coding sequence ATGAGTGAGACACCCCGCCGCGTCCTCTCGCTGAAGCGCGAAGGCGCCAGCACCGCCCGCATCGAAGAGCGCCTGCACAAGGTGCTGGCCACCGCCGGGCTCGGCTCGCGGCGCGCGCTGGAAGAGCGCATCGCCCGCGGCGAGGTGAAGGTCAACGGCGAAGTCGCTGCGACCGGCAGCAGCATCGCCTCTGGCGACCGCGTCGAACTGGACGGCCGCGCGTTCGTCGCCAGCAACCAGAGCGAGCCGGTGCAAGTGCTGCTCTACAACAAGCCCGAGGGCGAGCTGACCACGCGCGACGACCCCGAAGGCCGCGCGACGGTCTTCGAAAAGTTGCCCAAGCTGAAGAACGCGCGCTGGATCGCGGTCGGTCGCCTCGACATCAACACCACCGGCCTGCTGCTGCTGACCACCGACGGTGAGCTTGCCAATGCGCTGATGCATCCGAGCACCGAAGTCGAGCGCGAGTACGTCTGCCGCATCCACGGCGAAGTCAGCGAGGACGTCATCCGTCAGCTGCAGCGGGGCGTACAGCTGGAGGATGGCGAAGCCAAGTTCGACGTGATTGAAGCGATCGGCTCCAGCGACAGCCACGCCTGGTTCCGCGTCGTGCTGCGCGAGGGCCGCAACCGCGAGGTGCGCCGCATGTGGGAAGCCGTGGGCTTCACCGTCAGCCGCCTGAAGCGCGTGCGCTACGGCAGCGTCGAGTTGCCGCGTCTGTTGAAGCGCGGCATGAGCGAGCCGCTGCCGGCCGAGCAGGTCGACGCTCTGCGCGCCAGCCTCAGCCTGCCGCCGCCGGAAGCGACCCTTACCCTGCAGCCGGTGATCGGCCAGCGCCGCGCCAAGACCAGCGAGTACCGCCCGGCCGCGCGCGAGCAGAAAGCCTGGACCCAGGGCGCCTACGGCGATGAAGGCCGCGAACTGCGCGCCTTCGACAACATCCGCGAAGACGCCCCGCGCGGCCGCGGGCGCGGCCCGGGTCGCGGCGGCCCGGGAGCCCCCGGCGGCCCCGGCGGCAAGCGCAAGCCCGGCGGCAAGCCGGGCGGGTTCAAGTCCGGCCCCGGCGCGCCCGGCGGCCCGCGCGGCGCAGCCAAGCGCCCCGACAACTACGGCAACAGCCTGACCGCACCCGGCGGCGAAGCCCGCGGCCGCGGCGGTCCGCGCGTGCGCAGCGGCAACAGCAGCGCTGCCGGTGGCGCCAGCGCCAGCGGCGAATTCCGCAGCTGGTATGTGCCCGATGGCGTGACAACCACCAGCCCGTCAGCGCGTCCGCAGAACCGGCCTGCCGGCCGCCCCGGCGGACCGGGTCGTCCTGGCGGTCCTGCGGCAGTCGGACGCCCGGGGGCACCCGGCCGTCCTGGCGCTGCGGGCCCGCAGGGTGCGCCCGGCGGCAAGTTCGGCAAACCGGGCGGTCGCCCGGGTGGCGCACCGGGCGGAAAGCCGTCCGGCAAGCCGGGCGGCCCGCGTCCGGGCGGCCATGGTCCCAAGGGGCATGGGCCGGGTGGACGCGGCCCGCAGGGCACACCCAAAGGACCTCGCGGACCGCGCTGA
- the scpB gene encoding SMC-Scp complex subunit ScpB, with protein sequence MDFDLLKRILEAALLAAPQPLTVAQLTDLFGEGEAPPADDIRRALLALQDDSANRGVELIEVASGFRYQVRAEIYPHIARLWAEKPARYSRALLETLALIAYRQPITRGEIEAIRGVAVNSQIIRTLEEREWIRVVGHRDVPGKPALFGTTRAFLDYFNLKSLDQLPPLSALQELPDIEPELDFDGARAKAALPAGAANAGDAEDLGAADSEAVATDAKPDAPLLSDAQAQADPELSSTAGDFDAAASPAALIATDEVASAEHDEAQPGLADPDSIDGAQHADAYENDLDTATRLDEERVAVDTADTTDPTGESETSPEQIP encoded by the coding sequence ATGGACTTCGACCTGCTGAAGCGCATTCTCGAAGCCGCCCTGCTCGCGGCGCCGCAGCCGCTGACGGTGGCTCAGCTCACCGATCTGTTCGGCGAAGGCGAAGCGCCGCCCGCCGATGATATTCGCCGCGCGCTGCTGGCCCTGCAGGACGACAGCGCCAACCGCGGCGTCGAGCTGATCGAGGTCGCCTCGGGCTTTCGCTATCAGGTGCGCGCCGAGATCTACCCGCACATCGCGCGCCTCTGGGCCGAGAAGCCCGCGCGCTATTCACGCGCACTGCTCGAAACTCTGGCGTTGATCGCCTACCGTCAGCCGATCACCCGCGGCGAGATCGAGGCCATTCGCGGCGTCGCGGTGAACAGCCAGATCATCCGCACGCTGGAAGAGCGCGAATGGATCCGCGTGGTGGGCCATCGCGATGTGCCCGGCAAGCCCGCGCTGTTCGGCACCACCCGCGCCTTCCTCGACTATTTCAATCTGAAGAGCCTCGACCAGCTGCCGCCGCTGTCGGCGCTGCAGGAGCTGCCGGACATCGAACCCGAGCTGGACTTCGACGGCGCCCGGGCCAAGGCCGCCCTGCCGGCCGGCGCTGCCAACGCAGGCGATGCTGAAGACCTGGGGGCGGCGGACTCCGAAGCTGTCGCCACCGACGCCAAGCCCGACGCCCCCCTGCTTTCCGATGCGCAGGCGCAGGCCGACCCGGAGCTGAGCTCAACGGCAGGCGACTTCGACGCCGCCGCATCGCCAGCCGCCTTGATCGCGACCGACGAAGTCGCATCCGCTGAACACGACGAGGCCCAGCCAGGCCTTGCCGACCCCGACAGCATCGACGGCGCCCAGCACGCCGATGCCTACGAGAACGACCTCGACACCGCCACGCGCCTCGATGAGGAGCGGGTGGCGGTCGACACCGCAGACACCACCGACCCTACGGGCGAGTCCGAGACTTCGCCGGAGCAGATTCCATGA